A stretch of Paenibacillus sp. URB8-2 DNA encodes these proteins:
- the smpB gene encoding SsrA-binding protein SmpB: MGKKADGKLLAQNKKASHDYFIEDTYEAGMVLTGTEIKSLRNGRANIGDAFATIRGGEIFVHNMHISPFDQGNRANPDDPTRTRKLLLHKEQISKLLGHSKQEGYTIVPLKVYVRNGYAKLLLGIGKGKKQYDKRDSAAKRDAQRDIQRALREKQKVAR, from the coding sequence ATGGGTAAAAAAGCAGATGGGAAACTGCTCGCCCAGAACAAAAAGGCTTCCCATGATTATTTTATTGAGGACACCTACGAGGCGGGCATGGTGCTGACGGGAACGGAGATCAAATCGCTGCGCAATGGCCGTGCGAATATCGGGGATGCGTTTGCCACGATCCGCGGCGGCGAGATTTTTGTGCACAATATGCATATCAGTCCATTCGATCAGGGTAACCGCGCCAACCCGGACGACCCAACGCGCACGCGCAAGCTGCTGCTTCATAAAGAACAAATCAGCAAGCTGCTCGGGCATTCCAAGCAGGAAGGGTACACGATTGTGCCGCTGAAAGTCTACGTCCGCAACGGCTACGCCAAGCTGCTGCTGGGCATCGGCAAAGGGAAGAAACAGTACGACAAACGCGACTCCGCCGCCAAACGCGATGCGCAGCGCGATATCCAGCGGGCACTGCGGGAGAAGCAGAAGGTCGCGAGATAA
- a CDS encoding recombinase family protein, producing MKKAAVYARYSSDNQRDESIDAQVRAIEEFAQRNGYTVVETYIDRARTATSDRRPEFQRLIVDCEKKLYAAVIVHKMDRFSRDKYDSAIYKRRLRVAGVSLVSVLENLDNSPESVILESVLEGMAEYYSKNLARETMKGLKETALQGKHTGGRPPIGYKVDKEAQKLVINDEERPIVDLIFSQFLAGHGYKQIAQLLEQKGFRSRLGRPISKATIHDILRTEKYTGTYLYNVTDSKDALGKRNSNRKKDDSEIIRIEDAIPAIISKADFEAVQKLIADNHRTRRSGSYTAKEQYLLSGLIFCGECQKLHSAKSGMAGNVKYSGRSKLKYVTYRCNRKDNSRSCSNKEIRREYIEGYILDYLQSHIFSEENIPKLVEQVNRQILKAETKDVVERANLEQRLRAVTDQITNIVNAVAQGFTQASFVEKVNILEAEKANLEVELAKLMTKEKRAGITEDVLRSLLFSLKDSIAHKNFPELKRFFQTYVQRILVYAEHVEVDFKLPVLADVGSKYGAEGSRTPVRR from the coding sequence ATGAAGAAAGCTGCCGTTTATGCCCGTTACAGTTCGGACAACCAAAGGGATGAGTCGATTGATGCCCAGGTAAGGGCGATTGAGGAGTTTGCACAGAGAAACGGGTACACAGTCGTGGAAACCTATATCGATCGGGCTAGGACAGCAACCTCGGATAGGAGGCCCGAATTCCAACGTCTGATTGTGGATTGCGAAAAGAAGCTGTATGCAGCCGTGATCGTTCATAAGATGGATCGCTTCTCCCGCGATAAATATGATAGTGCGATATACAAGCGTAGATTACGTGTTGCTGGGGTATCTCTCGTCAGTGTACTGGAGAACTTGGATAACTCACCGGAGAGTGTTATTCTGGAGTCCGTTCTAGAAGGTATGGCGGAATATTACAGCAAAAATTTGGCTCGTGAAACGATGAAAGGTTTGAAAGAAACGGCCTTGCAAGGTAAACATACTGGGGGACGTCCACCTATCGGTTATAAGGTGGACAAAGAGGCACAAAAGCTTGTCATCAACGATGAAGAACGTCCAATTGTTGATCTGATCTTCTCGCAGTTCCTCGCCGGGCATGGCTACAAACAGATTGCGCAGCTTCTTGAGCAAAAGGGATTCCGTTCCCGCCTTGGAAGACCCATCAGCAAAGCGACCATCCACGATATTCTTCGAACAGAGAAGTATACCGGGACTTATTTGTATAATGTCACCGATAGTAAGGATGCTTTAGGAAAGCGCAATAGCAACCGGAAGAAGGATGACTCCGAAATTATCCGAATTGAGGATGCCATACCCGCAATCATAAGTAAGGCTGATTTCGAGGCCGTGCAGAAGCTTATTGCCGACAATCATCGAACGCGGCGTTCGGGTTCCTATACGGCAAAAGAGCAGTACCTGTTGAGTGGATTGATCTTTTGTGGAGAGTGTCAAAAACTCCACAGCGCGAAATCCGGCATGGCTGGCAATGTCAAATATTCGGGCAGAAGCAAGTTAAAATACGTGACCTACAGATGCAATAGGAAGGACAATTCCCGAAGCTGCTCTAACAAGGAGATTCGACGGGAGTACATCGAGGGCTACATTCTGGATTATTTGCAAAGCCATATCTTCAGCGAGGAGAACATTCCGAAGCTTGTCGAGCAGGTCAACAGACAGATTCTGAAAGCTGAAACCAAGGACGTTGTGGAAAGAGCGAACTTGGAACAGCGACTTCGTGCCGTCACGGATCAAATCACGAACATCGTCAACGCAGTCGCACAAGGCTTCACGCAAGCTTCATTTGTGGAGAAAGTGAACATACTGGAGGCCGAGAAAGCGAATCTAGAAGTTGAATTGGCCAAGCTTATGACAAAAGAAAAAAGAGCCGGAATCACAGAAGATGTTCTGCGATCACTGCTCTTTTCCTTAAAAGATTCCATTGCCCACAAGAACTTTCCCGAGCTCAAGCGATTCTTCCAAACCTATGTTCAGCGTATCCTTGTCTACGCCGAGCATGTGGAGGTCGATTTCAAGCTACCGGTACTCGCTGATGTGGGCTCAAAATATGGAGCCGAGGGGAGTCGAACCCCTGTCCGAAGATAA
- a CDS encoding helix-turn-helix domain-containing protein — translation MEVISLKQFAERQGVSMSTARRWVQQGLPCAKATKYGKCLIDAKKARMWVSKLKQKPSPDCLSIQQTADFAGVHRNTVRNWMRSNEEFRESVVIAGKASYMISKQRLETWLDARKKGDE, via the coding sequence GTGGAAGTAATCAGTTTGAAGCAGTTCGCGGAGAGACAAGGAGTAAGCATGAGTACCGCTAGAAGATGGGTCCAGCAAGGTCTACCTTGCGCCAAGGCGACGAAGTATGGGAAATGTCTCATTGACGCAAAGAAAGCAAGAATGTGGGTATCGAAACTTAAGCAGAAACCATCCCCTGACTGCTTGTCGATCCAGCAAACCGCAGACTTTGCCGGGGTACACCGCAATACCGTCCGTAATTGGATGAGATCCAATGAAGAATTTAGAGAATCGGTCGTAATCGCCGGGAAGGCAAGCTATATGATTTCCAAGCAAAGACTGGAAACCTGGCTAGATGCGCGTAAGAAGGGAGACGAGTGA
- a CDS encoding leucine-rich repeat domain-containing protein, protein MKQRIAKVLISLLLLTYVLPLLPAGTATVLPVSVSTVMADVYDDTAQFPDANLRLAVATWLGKSVTDTVYQSDIIAKLPTAGYTFSVNNKGIADLTGIEIFEGTGIQYLDLGRNSINDLSPLANLTSLQQLNVESNQISSLVPVQNMVNLKALNAGSNSISDLSAVSSLTGLTGLDVSNNAIADVASLAGMVNLTSLNLGRNNIADIEPLSVLIDLQTLQLGSNAISDIAPLSGMTKLQTLFLDINNISDLSPMAGLVEITSLNIGSNNVYDLLPLSNLTNLTQLILSANKVENLAPLSGLTQLSNLQASQNLIHDLSPLAGLGNITYLNLQYNPIVDVTPLSDLTKLSSLNLSNTFLNPFSGEGQTAINSIAVSGIKRTSPEVKYGVTSGSSFLQSIEIEVGETLMPHYGFLQSLEGTNWSSSVSWHQTFRDYYASTASTFSSADPAIASVDASGPITGITPGTTQVTARLFGWSSDYTEYTFEVVVKEALAPSPTPEPSSTPTPTPEPSVGPTPTSTVTPTPTPTASPDSLGWIKVTPNSSVIFVGDSLQYKAEAMFTDGTSQDITDVATWSLDNPSIADINKGLLTAKQFGSSGVVATWGGKSGAVGLMVNKLSVTRLTITPANSTVGVGEMVQLKASAQYSNGSTADVTDQAFWWAVNNILTVIDNHGLVTGLSEGTTNIWAAWNGTNGVTSLTVTAGVSPTPSPSEMPKPSATPTPSPTATPEPSITPTPILTPEPTPSVEPTVTSTADPMEPIPTESVECVPSPWATPLTDSTPSPTAPIEDIVLAVPATAMPLPSQEVLSPEPSPSTTTEIVTTLQNTPRWTDVVQTMDAVEHTPKPVKSNNFVHPSPPAATPPTTNKAKVSVKQSITKNARVREVTKHRPEPKEKPSPIPKKGAMGSSKPLMAEHKQEPATEKRKSLGGREKSAIGVVAVIATGILWIILWDRKKKKKGDEENGE, encoded by the coding sequence ATGAAGCAAAGGATAGCTAAGGTGCTGATCAGCCTGTTATTACTAACATATGTTTTGCCTTTGCTACCGGCTGGAACAGCGACCGTGCTGCCAGTGTCTGTTTCAACCGTCATGGCAGATGTATACGACGATACGGCCCAGTTTCCTGATGCAAACCTGCGGCTGGCCGTTGCCACATGGCTCGGCAAATCGGTTACGGATACGGTCTACCAATCGGATATCATAGCCAAGCTGCCAACGGCGGGTTATACCTTTTCAGTTAACAACAAAGGCATTGCCGATCTTACAGGCATAGAGATTTTTGAAGGAACGGGGATTCAGTATCTGGATTTGGGCCGGAACTCGATCAACGACCTTTCTCCCCTAGCGAACCTGACCTCGTTGCAGCAGCTAAATGTCGAGAGTAACCAGATTTCCAGTCTTGTCCCTGTACAGAATATGGTGAATCTCAAGGCACTGAATGCCGGTTCCAACTCAATATCCGATTTGTCGGCAGTAAGTTCACTGACGGGGCTCACCGGCTTGGATGTGTCGAACAACGCGATAGCGGATGTAGCCTCTCTGGCGGGGATGGTGAATTTAACGAGCTTGAACCTGGGGCGCAATAACATAGCTGACATTGAGCCACTGTCTGTACTGATCGATCTCCAAACCCTGCAGCTTGGCTCTAATGCCATCTCGGATATCGCTCCGCTAAGCGGTATGACTAAGCTGCAAACTCTCTTTTTGGATATCAATAATATTTCAGACCTTTCTCCAATGGCCGGATTGGTTGAGATTACTTCTCTTAACATTGGCAGTAATAATGTTTACGACCTCTTGCCACTAAGCAACCTAACGAATTTGACTCAGCTTATCCTTTCCGCAAACAAGGTAGAGAATCTTGCTCCGCTGAGCGGCTTGACACAGTTGAGCAATCTGCAAGCTTCACAGAACCTGATTCATGATCTTTCCCCGCTTGCAGGTCTGGGCAACATAACGTATCTGAACCTCCAATATAACCCGATTGTAGATGTCACACCGTTATCCGATTTGACAAAGCTGAGCAGTCTGAATTTGAGCAATACCTTTCTGAATCCGTTCAGCGGAGAAGGGCAAACGGCAATAAACAGCATCGCTGTATCGGGAATAAAAAGGACTTCACCGGAAGTAAAGTACGGAGTTACCTCTGGCTCATCATTTCTCCAGTCGATTGAAATTGAAGTCGGGGAGACTCTCATGCCTCATTACGGGTTCTTGCAATCATTGGAGGGAACAAACTGGTCGAGCAGTGTTTCTTGGCATCAGACTTTCCGTGATTACTATGCTTCGACAGCGTCTACCTTTAGTTCCGCCGATCCCGCTATCGCCTCGGTAGACGCAAGTGGACCCATAACCGGCATAACGCCGGGAACTACCCAAGTCACTGCCCGATTGTTCGGCTGGTCTTCTGACTACACGGAGTATACCTTCGAAGTCGTGGTAAAAGAAGCATTGGCACCGAGTCCGACTCCAGAGCCAAGCTCTACGCCTACGCCGACGCCGGAACCCAGTGTGGGGCCAACGCCAACTTCAACCGTGACTCCAACGCCGACACCCACAGCCAGTCCAGATTCTTTGGGCTGGATCAAAGTCACTCCAAACAGTTCGGTGATTTTCGTAGGGGATTCTTTGCAGTACAAGGCAGAAGCGATGTTTACGGATGGAACCAGTCAAGATATTACGGATGTGGCCACTTGGAGCCTCGACAATCCAAGTATTGCCGATATCAACAAGGGGCTGCTGACAGCAAAACAATTCGGGAGTAGCGGAGTTGTTGCCACATGGGGTGGAAAATCGGGCGCAGTTGGACTCATGGTCAACAAGCTTTCTGTAACAAGACTTACGATTACTCCAGCGAACTCGACAGTAGGCGTAGGGGAGATGGTGCAGCTAAAAGCGTCGGCCCAATATTCCAACGGAAGCACTGCCGATGTTACCGATCAAGCTTTTTGGTGGGCAGTAAATAATATACTCACAGTTATTGACAATCATGGACTAGTTACCGGACTTTCTGAAGGAACTACAAACATTTGGGCGGCATGGAACGGCACAAACGGAGTGACAAGTCTCACGGTGACTGCTGGTGTGTCTCCTACGCCATCGCCAAGCGAGATGCCGAAGCCAAGTGCGACTCCGACACCCTCGCCAACCGCAACACCGGAGCCAAGTATTACTCCGACACCTATATTAACTCCAGAGCCTACACCTTCAGTTGAACCGACTGTAACCTCTACAGCCGATCCGATGGAGCCTATCCCCACTGAGAGTGTTGAATGTGTTCCTTCACCTTGGGCAACACCTCTGACGGATTCAACACCAAGTCCTACTGCTCCTATAGAGGACATTGTGCTGGCGGTACCTGCTACAGCAATGCCTCTACCTTCACAAGAAGTATTGAGTCCAGAACCTTCACCGTCAACAACAACAGAAATCGTAACCACGCTGCAGAATACACCACGTTGGACAGATGTAGTACAAACAATGGATGCTGTAGAGCACACGCCAAAGCCAGTGAAAAGTAACAACTTTGTTCATCCCAGTCCACCTGCAGCCACCCCACCGACAACTAACAAAGCGAAGGTTTCAGTCAAACAATCGATCACTAAAAATGCCCGTGTTAGAGAGGTTACTAAACATAGACCAGAGCCCAAAGAGAAACCGTCGCCCATTCCAAAGAAAGGGGCTATGGGAAGTTCAAAGCCGTTGATGGCTGAACATAAGCAAGAGCCTGCTACTGAGAAAAGGAAGTCTCTAGGGGGACGAGAGAAATCAGCCATTGGAGTTGTTGCAGTAATCGCTACGGGAATCCTTTGGATTATTCTTTGGGACAGAAAGAAGAAAAAGAAGGGGGACGAAGAGAATGGAGAATAA